The following proteins are encoded in a genomic region of Actinomycetota bacterium:
- a CDS encoding ABC transporter ATP-binding protein translates to MVAEVEGLSKRYGTVQALDRVDVAIEPGCTGLVGSNGAGKSTLIKLLLGLLVPDHGRASVLGHDVAVDPLAVRARVGYLPEGACLPGDVTAADFVAFMAQLGGLPPRPARERAAEVCYQVGLEEERYRAVGGFSTGMQQRVKLAVALVHDPSFLLLDEPTDGMDPQGREDMLDLIARIRDELGIDVLVSTHLLGDVERVCDRVVMVHGGHVLAQGSIAEVAGTTEPGFGIQLGDNGPEVVAALAAAGLEVRPSGDDLLVQGSSDLVRDVAAERGWALRRLVPRAPSLEETFLRLQAAHGGPVTREAEAARTPEAAWGVRR, encoded by the coding sequence ATGGTGGCCGAGGTCGAAGGCCTCAGCAAGCGCTACGGGACCGTCCAGGCCCTCGACCGGGTCGACGTCGCCATCGAGCCCGGCTGCACCGGGCTGGTCGGCTCCAACGGGGCCGGCAAGTCGACCCTGATCAAGCTGCTGCTGGGACTGCTCGTGCCCGACCATGGACGGGCCAGCGTGCTCGGCCACGACGTCGCCGTCGACCCGCTGGCCGTCAGGGCCCGTGTCGGCTACCTGCCCGAGGGGGCCTGCCTGCCCGGGGACGTGACCGCGGCCGACTTCGTCGCCTTCATGGCCCAGCTGGGCGGCCTCCCGCCCCGGCCGGCCCGGGAGCGGGCGGCCGAGGTCTGCTACCAGGTCGGCCTGGAGGAGGAGCGCTACCGGGCCGTCGGCGGGTTCTCCACCGGCATGCAGCAGCGGGTCAAGCTGGCCGTCGCCCTGGTCCACGACCCCAGCTTCCTGCTCCTGGACGAGCCGACCGACGGCATGGACCCCCAGGGCCGCGAGGACATGCTCGACCTGATCGCCCGCATCCGCGACGAGCTCGGGATCGACGTGCTCGTCTCCACCCACCTGCTCGGCGACGTTGAGCGGGTCTGCGACCGGGTGGTGATGGTGCACGGCGGCCACGTCCTCGCCCAGGGCTCGATCGCCGAGGTGGCCGGCACCACCGAGCCCGGGTTCGGCATCCAGCTCGGCGACAACGGTCCCGAGGTGGTCGCCGCCCTGGCCGCGGCCGGCCTGGAGGTCCGGCCCAGCGGCGACGACCTGCTCGTGCAGGGGTCGTCCGACCTGGTCCGGGACGTGGCCGCCGAGCGGGGCTGGGCCCTGCGCCGGCTGGTCCCGCGGGCGCCGAGCCTGGAGGAGACGTTCCTGCGCCTCCAGGCCGCCCACGGCGGCCCCGTGACCCGGGAGGCCGAGGCGGCGCGCACGCCCGAGGCGGCCTGGGGGGTGCGGCGATGA